The Paramisgurnus dabryanus chromosome 1, PD_genome_1.1, whole genome shotgun sequence genome includes a window with the following:
- the LOC135779246 gene encoding uncharacterized protein isoform X1, whose amino-acid sequence MMTSAEDLLCDALKKLQEEKLKRFKIFLKQDGSIPATEHDDVPGTVEKMIDCVGPEQAVKITLDILMKMDQNYLSEELEKKHKKVQNTSDEISSRPHTGAIVDVDAKTGASVNAPVLTGNTFTGPVNFSLNAAGTEAQQFAEQQTSDKQELALQTFLNTHKINMKEKAEHIFEGRKENEALLRDVYTELYITEGDIKEVNREHEILKIDDAFKTKKSQDRQIDCSEIFRLLRKNKKIVLTKGIAGIGKTVSVHKLILDWAEGKANQEIHCMFLLSFREINLMKNEEFNLHEFLLEFYPELNGLEKTKFYETHNLVFIFDGLDESQLALKFESRTLKVVDKKSSVDLLFTSLVKGDLLPSALVWVTSRPAAANQIPPEFVGLYTEVRGFTDQQKEEYFRKRISDESQASRIISHIKTSRSLYIMCHIPVFCWITATVLLEILFKNNGEHIPTTLTEMYVHFLLIQMTLKNQKFDETVERNYKKLLDANLTNILKLAKLAFKQLKKEKTVFFEEDLKECGIDASDDCEQTGMFTEILKKEAGIYEMKVFCFVHLSIQEFLAALYVFFCYLNKNLEELQFFFENSKRKSINEFSFHFKKMLNKVKLHELLKRAIAKAMQNERGHLDLFLRFLLGISLESNRKMLSGLFACNKDTTKSITKVIKHIKQLQDKDLPAETSINLFFCLVEVKDHSLFKEVQRYLSSNTRRELSYSMCSVLAYILLMSEEVLDEFNLKMYKTSTAGYMRLVPVVRCCRKALFDNGGLTETCCEIVKLALQLPNSPLIELDLSFNSLHDSGVKLLSDGLQSPNCQLNILRLSGSRLTCQCCESLASVLQSSNSSLRELDLSNNDLQDLGIKLLSDGLKSPNCQLEILRLALCNLSGQCCESLSSALQSSDSCLRELDLSNNDLHDSGVQLIYDGLKSPNCQLKKLSLAGCNLTGQHCESLASVLQSSNFSLRKLDLSNNDLQDSGVKLLSDGLKSSNCQLEILRLAMCSLNTQHCESLASVLQSSNSSLKELDLMNNDLQDSGVKLLSDGLKSPNCQLEILRLSGCMVTEEGCGYLASALSSNQSHLKELDLSYNHTGPSGDQILSERLNEPNCTLKKLNVDHDGKFRITAGLKKYACNLTLDPNTIHTHLKLFEENQKVTYMDKEQSYPDHPDRFDVWHQVLSRERLIGRCYWEAEWSGKGVYISLSYKEIKRKGWDDEGKFGVGADSWTLICSDNRFTARHNNNFTYIPIYSPPSNKVGVYVDWPNGTLSFYSVSDTNTLTHLITFNSTFTEPLYAGLRVFDDSSASLTWFEL is encoded by the exons ATGATGACATCTGCGGAGGACCTGCTTTGTGACGCACTAAAAAAGCTTCAAGAGGAAAAACTAAAGCGATTTAAGATCTTCTTAAAACAAGATGGATCCATTCCAGCGACTGAACATGATGATGTCCCAGGTACTGTGGAAAAGATGATCGATTGTGTTGGACCAGAACAAGCTGTGAAGATTACGCTGGACATCCTGATGAAGATGGACCAGAACTATCTGTCTGAAGAGTTAGAAAAGAAACACAAGAAAG TTCAAAACACTTCAGATGAGATCAGCAGCCGCCCTCACACTGGAGCCATTGTTGATGTGGATGCAAAAACAGGTGCAAGTGTAAATGCTCCTGTACTCACCGGAAACACTTTCACGGGCCCAGTCAACTTCAGTCTAAATGCCGCAGGAACTG AGGCACAACAATTTGCAGAGCAACAGACATCAGATAAACAAG AGTTAGCGCTGCAGACGTTCTTGAACACTCACAAAATCAACATGAAGGAAAAAGCAGAGCATATTTTTGAGGGCAGAAAAGAAAACGAAGCACTTCTGAGGGATGTGTATACCGAACTCTATATCACAGAGGGGGATATTAAAGAAGTCAATCGGGAACATGAGATTCTAAAGATCGATGATGCTTTCAAGACTAAGAAATCACAGGACAGGCAGATAGACTGCAGTGAAATATTCCGTTTACTGCGGAAAAATAAAAAGATTGTGCTGACCAAGGGCATCGCTGGTATTGGAAAAACCGTCTCTGTACACAAGTTAATCCTGGACTGGGCTGAAGGAAAAGCCAATCAGGAGATACATTGCATGTTCCTGCTTTCGTTCCGAGAGATCAACTTAATGAAAAATGAAGAATTCAATCTCCACGAGTTTCTACTGGAATTTTATCCAGAATTGAACGGACTGGAAAAAACAAAGTTCTATGAAACACACAATCTTGTTTTTATATTCGATGGACTTGATGAGAGTCAACTAGCTTTGAAGTTTGAAAGCAGAACATTGAAGGTGGTTGACAAAAAATCATCAGTAGATCTGCTGTTTACCAGTCTGGTCAAAGGGGACTTGCTTCCATCAGCTCTCGTCTGGGTAACCTCCCGACCAGCGGCAGCCAATCAGATCCCTCCTGAGTTTGTGGGTTTGTATACAGAGGTGCGAGGATTCACTGACCAGCAGAAGGAGGAGTACTTCAGAAAGAGAATATCGGATGAGTCTCAGGCTTCCAGGATCATCTCGCACATCAAGACGTCTCGTAGTCTCTACATCATGTGCCACATTCCCGTCTTCTGTTGGATCACGGCTACTGTACTACTGGAAATTCTCTTTAAGAACAACGGGGAGCACATTCCCACCACACTGACTGAAATGTACGTTCATTTCCTACTTATACAGATGACTTTAAAGAACCAAAAGTTTGACGAAACGGTAGAAAGAAACTACAAGAAACTGCTAGATGCAAATCTTACAAACATTTTGAAGTTGGCCAAGCTAGCATTCAAACAACTAAAGAAGGAAAAGACAGTGTTCTTTGAAGAAGACCTAAAAGAATGTGGAATTGATGCAAGTGATGACTGTGAGCAAACAGGAATGTTCACCGAGATCTTGAAGAAGGAAGCTGGAATTTATGAGATGAAAGTCTTCTGCTTTGTTCATCTGAGCATTCAAGAGTTTCTCGCTGCTCTCTATGTGTTCTTCTGCTACCTGAACAAAAACCTGGAGGAGCTTCAGTTTTTCTTTGAAAATTCAAAAAGGAAGAGCATAAATGAGTTTTCATTCCACTTTaaaaagatgttaaataaagtcAAACTACACGAATTGCTAAAGAGAGCCATTGCCAAAGCAATGCAGAATGAGAGAGGACATTTAGACCTTTTCTTGCGATTCCTGCTGGGAATTTCACTGGAATCCAATCGGAAGATGCTCAGTGGCTTGTTCGCGTGCAACAAAGACACCACAAAGAGCATTACCAAAGTAATCAAACACATTAAACAATTACAAGATAAAGATCTCCCAGCTGAAACTTCAATAAACCTGTTCTTCTGCTTGGTTGAAGTAAAGGACCATTCGTTATTCAAGGAAGTGCAAAGATATCTCAGTTCAAATACAAGAAGAGAACTGTCATATTCAATGTGCTCAGTGCTGGCCTACATACTGCTGATGTCAGAGGAGGTTCTGGATGAGTTTAACCTGAAGATGTACAAGACATCAACAGCAGGTTACATGAGACTAGTTCCAGTTGTTAGATGCTGCAGGAAAGCCCT GTTTGACAACGGTGGTCTTACTGAAACGTGTTGTGAGATTGTGAAATTGGCCCTCCAGTTACCAAACTCCCCGCTCATAGAGCTGGACCTGAGCTTCAATAGCCTGCatgattcaggagtgaagctgctCTCTGATGGACTGCAGAGTCCAAACTGTCAGCTGAACATATTGAG ATTGTCCGGCTCTAGACTGACTTGTCAGTGCTGTGAAAGTTTGGCATCAGTTCTACAATCATCAAACTCCTCTCTGAGAGAACTGGACCTGAGTAACAATGACCTCCAGGATTTAGGAATCAAGCTGCTATCTGATGGACTGAAGAGTCCAAATTGTCAGCTGGAGATATTGAG ATTGGCTTTGTGTAATCTCTCTGGTCAGTGCTGTGAAAGTTTGTCATCAGCTCTACAATCATCAGACTCCTGCCTTAGAGAGCTGGACCTAAGTAACAATGACCTGCATGATTCAGGAGTCCAGCTGATTTATGATGGACTGAAGAGTCCAAACTGTCAACTAAAAAAACTGAG TTTAGCAGGCTGCAATCTGACTGGTCAGCATTGTGAAAGTTTGGCATCAGTTCTTCAATCATCAAACTTCTCTCTGAGAAAACTGGACCTGAGTAACAACGACCTCCAGGATTCAGGAGTAAAGCTGCTATCTGATGGACTGAAGAGTTCAAACTGTCAGCTGGAGATATTGAG ATTGGCCATGTGTAGTCTCAATACACAACACTGTGAAAGTTTGGCATCAGTTCTACAATCATCAAACTCATCTCTGAAAGAACTGGACCTGATGAACAATGACCTGCAGGATTCAGGAGTCAAACTGCTCTCTGATGGACTGAAGAGTCCAAACTGTCAGCTGGAGATATTGAG ATTATCAGGCTGTATGGTGACAGAGGAAGGCTGTGGTTATCTGGCTTCAGCTCTGAGTTCAAACCAATCACATCTGAAAGAGTTGGATCTGAGCTACAATCACACAGGACCCTCAGGAGATCAGATCCTCTCTGAAAGACTCAATGAACCAAACTGCACACTGAAAAAACTCAA TGTGGATCACGATGGAAAGTTCAGGATAACAGCAGGACTTAAAAAAT ATGCCTGTAATCTCACGCTGGATCCAAATACAATCCACACTCATCTAAAGCTGTTTGAGGAGAACCAGAAGGTGACATATATGGACAAAGAGCAGTCGTATCCCGATCATCCAGACAGATTCGATGTGTGGCACCAGGTTTTGAGTAGAGAGCGTCTGATTGGACGCTGTTACTGGGAGGCTGAATGGAGTGGGAAGGGTGTTTATATTTCACTGTCATACAAAGAAATTAAGAGGAAAGGATGGGATGATGAAGGCAAGTTTGGCGTCGGCGCTGATTCTTGGACTCTCATTTGTTCTGATAACAGGTTCACTGCCCGGCACAATAACAACTTCACCTACATACCGATTTATTCACCTCCCTCAAACAAAGTAGGGGTGTATGTGGACTGGCCGAATGGGACTCTGTCCTTTTACAGTGTTTCTGACACAAACACTTTAACACACCTAATCACATTCAACTCCACATTTACTGAACCCCTTTATGCTGGATTAAGGGTCTTTGATGATTCCTCTGCGTCTTTGACTTGGTTTGAATTGTAA
- the LOC135779246 gene encoding uncharacterized protein isoform X2, whose translation MMTSAEDLLCDALKKLQEEKLKRFKIFLKQDGSIPATEHDDVPGTVEKMIDCVGPEQAVKITLDILMKMDQNYLSEELEKKHKKVQNTSDEISSRPHTGAIVDVDAKTGASVNAPVLTGNTFTGPVNFSLNAAGTEAQQFAEQQTSDKQELALQTFLNTHKINMKEKAEHIFEGRKENEALLRDVYTELYITEGDIKEVNREHEILKIDDAFKTKKSQDRQIDCSEIFRLLRKNKKIVLTKGIAGIGKTVSVHKLILDWAEGKANQEIHCMFLLSFREINLMKNEEFNLHEFLLEFYPELNGLEKTKFYETHNLVFIFDGLDESQLALKFESRTLKVVDKKSSVDLLFTSLVKGDLLPSALVWVTSRPAAANQIPPEFVGLYTEVRGFTDQQKEEYFRKRISDESQASRIISHIKTSRSLYIMCHIPVFCWITATVLLEILFKNNGEHIPTTLTEMYVHFLLIQMTLKNQKFDETVERNYKKLLDANLTNILKLAKLAFKQLKKEKTVFFEEDLKECGIDASDDCEQTGMFTEILKKEAGIYEMKVFCFVHLSIQEFLAALYVFFCYLNKNLEELQFFFENSKRKSINEFSFHFKKMLNKVKLHELLKRAIAKAMQNERGHLDLFLRFLLGISLESNRKMLSGLFACNKDTTKSITKVIKHIKQLQDKDLPAETSINLFFCLVEVKDHSLFKEVQRYLSSNTRRELSYSMCSVLAYILLMSEEVLDEFNLKMYKTSTAGYMRLVPVVRCCRKALFDNGGLTETCCEIVKLALQLPNSPLIELDLSFNSLHDSGVKLLSDGLQSPNCQLNILRLSGSRLTCQCCESLASVLQSSNSSLRELDLSNNDLQDLGIKLLSDGLKSPNCQLEILSLAGCNLTGQHCESLASVLQSSNFSLRKLDLSNNDLQDSGVKLLSDGLKSSNCQLEILRLAMCSLNTQHCESLASVLQSSNSSLKELDLMNNDLQDSGVKLLSDGLKSPNCQLEILRLSGCMVTEEGCGYLASALSSNQSHLKELDLSYNHTGPSGDQILSERLNEPNCTLKKLNVDHDGKFRITAGLKKYACNLTLDPNTIHTHLKLFEENQKVTYMDKEQSYPDHPDRFDVWHQVLSRERLIGRCYWEAEWSGKGVYISLSYKEIKRKGWDDEGKFGVGADSWTLICSDNRFTARHNNNFTYIPIYSPPSNKVGVYVDWPNGTLSFYSVSDTNTLTHLITFNSTFTEPLYAGLRVFDDSSASLTWFEL comes from the exons ATGATGACATCTGCGGAGGACCTGCTTTGTGACGCACTAAAAAAGCTTCAAGAGGAAAAACTAAAGCGATTTAAGATCTTCTTAAAACAAGATGGATCCATTCCAGCGACTGAACATGATGATGTCCCAGGTACTGTGGAAAAGATGATCGATTGTGTTGGACCAGAACAAGCTGTGAAGATTACGCTGGACATCCTGATGAAGATGGACCAGAACTATCTGTCTGAAGAGTTAGAAAAGAAACACAAGAAAG TTCAAAACACTTCAGATGAGATCAGCAGCCGCCCTCACACTGGAGCCATTGTTGATGTGGATGCAAAAACAGGTGCAAGTGTAAATGCTCCTGTACTCACCGGAAACACTTTCACGGGCCCAGTCAACTTCAGTCTAAATGCCGCAGGAACTG AGGCACAACAATTTGCAGAGCAACAGACATCAGATAAACAAG AGTTAGCGCTGCAGACGTTCTTGAACACTCACAAAATCAACATGAAGGAAAAAGCAGAGCATATTTTTGAGGGCAGAAAAGAAAACGAAGCACTTCTGAGGGATGTGTATACCGAACTCTATATCACAGAGGGGGATATTAAAGAAGTCAATCGGGAACATGAGATTCTAAAGATCGATGATGCTTTCAAGACTAAGAAATCACAGGACAGGCAGATAGACTGCAGTGAAATATTCCGTTTACTGCGGAAAAATAAAAAGATTGTGCTGACCAAGGGCATCGCTGGTATTGGAAAAACCGTCTCTGTACACAAGTTAATCCTGGACTGGGCTGAAGGAAAAGCCAATCAGGAGATACATTGCATGTTCCTGCTTTCGTTCCGAGAGATCAACTTAATGAAAAATGAAGAATTCAATCTCCACGAGTTTCTACTGGAATTTTATCCAGAATTGAACGGACTGGAAAAAACAAAGTTCTATGAAACACACAATCTTGTTTTTATATTCGATGGACTTGATGAGAGTCAACTAGCTTTGAAGTTTGAAAGCAGAACATTGAAGGTGGTTGACAAAAAATCATCAGTAGATCTGCTGTTTACCAGTCTGGTCAAAGGGGACTTGCTTCCATCAGCTCTCGTCTGGGTAACCTCCCGACCAGCGGCAGCCAATCAGATCCCTCCTGAGTTTGTGGGTTTGTATACAGAGGTGCGAGGATTCACTGACCAGCAGAAGGAGGAGTACTTCAGAAAGAGAATATCGGATGAGTCTCAGGCTTCCAGGATCATCTCGCACATCAAGACGTCTCGTAGTCTCTACATCATGTGCCACATTCCCGTCTTCTGTTGGATCACGGCTACTGTACTACTGGAAATTCTCTTTAAGAACAACGGGGAGCACATTCCCACCACACTGACTGAAATGTACGTTCATTTCCTACTTATACAGATGACTTTAAAGAACCAAAAGTTTGACGAAACGGTAGAAAGAAACTACAAGAAACTGCTAGATGCAAATCTTACAAACATTTTGAAGTTGGCCAAGCTAGCATTCAAACAACTAAAGAAGGAAAAGACAGTGTTCTTTGAAGAAGACCTAAAAGAATGTGGAATTGATGCAAGTGATGACTGTGAGCAAACAGGAATGTTCACCGAGATCTTGAAGAAGGAAGCTGGAATTTATGAGATGAAAGTCTTCTGCTTTGTTCATCTGAGCATTCAAGAGTTTCTCGCTGCTCTCTATGTGTTCTTCTGCTACCTGAACAAAAACCTGGAGGAGCTTCAGTTTTTCTTTGAAAATTCAAAAAGGAAGAGCATAAATGAGTTTTCATTCCACTTTaaaaagatgttaaataaagtcAAACTACACGAATTGCTAAAGAGAGCCATTGCCAAAGCAATGCAGAATGAGAGAGGACATTTAGACCTTTTCTTGCGATTCCTGCTGGGAATTTCACTGGAATCCAATCGGAAGATGCTCAGTGGCTTGTTCGCGTGCAACAAAGACACCACAAAGAGCATTACCAAAGTAATCAAACACATTAAACAATTACAAGATAAAGATCTCCCAGCTGAAACTTCAATAAACCTGTTCTTCTGCTTGGTTGAAGTAAAGGACCATTCGTTATTCAAGGAAGTGCAAAGATATCTCAGTTCAAATACAAGAAGAGAACTGTCATATTCAATGTGCTCAGTGCTGGCCTACATACTGCTGATGTCAGAGGAGGTTCTGGATGAGTTTAACCTGAAGATGTACAAGACATCAACAGCAGGTTACATGAGACTAGTTCCAGTTGTTAGATGCTGCAGGAAAGCCCT GTTTGACAACGGTGGTCTTACTGAAACGTGTTGTGAGATTGTGAAATTGGCCCTCCAGTTACCAAACTCCCCGCTCATAGAGCTGGACCTGAGCTTCAATAGCCTGCatgattcaggagtgaagctgctCTCTGATGGACTGCAGAGTCCAAACTGTCAGCTGAACATATTGAG ATTGTCCGGCTCTAGACTGACTTGTCAGTGCTGTGAAAGTTTGGCATCAGTTCTACAATCATCAAACTCCTCTCTGAGAGAACTGGACCTGAGTAACAATGACCTCCAGGATTTAGGAATCAAGCTGCTATCTGATGGACTGAAGAGTCCAAATTGTCAGCTGGAGATATTGAG TTTAGCAGGCTGCAATCTGACTGGTCAGCATTGTGAAAGTTTGGCATCAGTTCTTCAATCATCAAACTTCTCTCTGAGAAAACTGGACCTGAGTAACAACGACCTCCAGGATTCAGGAGTAAAGCTGCTATCTGATGGACTGAAGAGTTCAAACTGTCAGCTGGAGATATTGAG ATTGGCCATGTGTAGTCTCAATACACAACACTGTGAAAGTTTGGCATCAGTTCTACAATCATCAAACTCATCTCTGAAAGAACTGGACCTGATGAACAATGACCTGCAGGATTCAGGAGTCAAACTGCTCTCTGATGGACTGAAGAGTCCAAACTGTCAGCTGGAGATATTGAG ATTATCAGGCTGTATGGTGACAGAGGAAGGCTGTGGTTATCTGGCTTCAGCTCTGAGTTCAAACCAATCACATCTGAAAGAGTTGGATCTGAGCTACAATCACACAGGACCCTCAGGAGATCAGATCCTCTCTGAAAGACTCAATGAACCAAACTGCACACTGAAAAAACTCAA TGTGGATCACGATGGAAAGTTCAGGATAACAGCAGGACTTAAAAAAT ATGCCTGTAATCTCACGCTGGATCCAAATACAATCCACACTCATCTAAAGCTGTTTGAGGAGAACCAGAAGGTGACATATATGGACAAAGAGCAGTCGTATCCCGATCATCCAGACAGATTCGATGTGTGGCACCAGGTTTTGAGTAGAGAGCGTCTGATTGGACGCTGTTACTGGGAGGCTGAATGGAGTGGGAAGGGTGTTTATATTTCACTGTCATACAAAGAAATTAAGAGGAAAGGATGGGATGATGAAGGCAAGTTTGGCGTCGGCGCTGATTCTTGGACTCTCATTTGTTCTGATAACAGGTTCACTGCCCGGCACAATAACAACTTCACCTACATACCGATTTATTCACCTCCCTCAAACAAAGTAGGGGTGTATGTGGACTGGCCGAATGGGACTCTGTCCTTTTACAGTGTTTCTGACACAAACACTTTAACACACCTAATCACATTCAACTCCACATTTACTGAACCCCTTTATGCTGGATTAAGGGTCTTTGATGATTCCTCTGCGTCTTTGACTTGGTTTGAATTGTAA